A window of Acidobacteriota bacterium genomic DNA:
TTTTCTCCTCCTTCTTAACTAGAGGATGACACTTTAGCTCACTTTTTTGTTTCCGAAAGTGTATACAATTTATGATACTTTCCTGTATACGATTTAATGATATTCAACAGGGTTCAGGGTTCAGGGTTCAGGGTTCAGGGTTCAGGGTTCAGGGTTTTCGAATTCAGGTCTTTTTTGTTGTTTTTCAGGATCCACTTTTCTCCACGATCACAAAACCATGTCAACTTTGTTTATTCGCAATGGTCATCTCATAGACCCGGCGCAAAACCTCGACGCGCCGGGTCATTTGCTCATTCAGGATGGATGCATCGCCGCCATTGGCCCTGAACTCACCGCTCCGCCCGAAGCTGAAATTTTTGAGGCAAGCGGCCTGGTGGTGGCACCTGGGTTCATTGACATCCATGTGCATTTGCGCGAACCCGGCCAAACCCACAAAGAAACAATTGCCACCGGCACCCGGGCGGCGGCGGCTGGCGGGTTTACCGCCGTCTGTTGCATGCCAAATACTTCACCAGTAAATGATTCACCGATGATTACCCGGTTTATTTTGGATCGGGTGCGGGAATCAGGGTTTACACGGGTCTACCCCATCGGCGCGATTACCAAAGGTTCGGCGGGTGAAACCCTGGCCGAAATCGGTGGTATGCGTGAAGCCGGAATTGTCGCGATTTCAGACGATGGTCACCCGGTCGGAAATGCTCAGGTCATGCGACGAGCCATGGAATATGCCCGCGACTTTGGCCTGCCAGTGATTGATCATTGTGAAAACAAAGACCTTTCGGCAGGCGGTGTGATGAATGAAGGCATTTACTCGACCTTGCTTGGCTTGCGTGGCATGACCCGTGCCGCTGAGGAAGTTGATGTCGCCCGTGATATCGTGCTGGCCGAACTGACCGGCGCTCACGTCCACATTGCCCATTTGAGCACGGCGGGCTCGGTCAATCTGGTTCGCTGGGCTAAATCCAACGGGGTGCGCATCAGTTGCGAAGTTACACCACACCATTTCACGCTCACCGATGCCGCCACCGATGGCTTTCATACTAATGCCAAAATGAACCCCCCGCTCAGAACTGAACGGGATGTCGAAGCATTGCTTGAAGGCATCGCTGACGGGACAGTTGACGTGATTGCCACGGATCACGCCCCGCATTGCGGCGAAGAAAAATCTCAGGATTTTGACAGCGCGCCGTTTGGCATCCTGGGCCTCGAATCAGCCGTAAGTCTTTCAATTGAAAAACTTTATAATGCCAAACATATCAACTTGAGCCGACTGGTGAATTTGCTTTCGACCGCACCAGCGCGATTACTCAACCTTCCTGGCGGAAGTCTTCGCGTTGGCCAACCCGCTGATGTCACCCTGCTTGATCTCACCCGAAGTGTTCAGTTTCAAGTTGGACAATGGCAGTCCAAAAGCTCTAACTCGCCCTTTGACGGATGGCAACTCACCGGGGCACCCGTGGCAACCTTCATTGGCGGAAGACAAATCTTCGGAGACGGCAAAATTTTGGTCGAAGGGGGAATGATATGAAGACGTCTCACCCGCATTTACAGCACATCCTCAGGTTGATTCTGGTGCTGATGATAAGCACATTGTCTGTTTCCGGTCAGGTTCCAACTGGATTACCACCTGATAGCCCAAATCCGAATGCCGAGAAGAGCGGGAAAATTCCCCCGATCCTTCAGCGGAAACGGTCTTCTATTCAGGTCTATGCCCGGTTGATGCAACTTGAAGATCAACGCTATTTCAGCCCCGAGGAATTTAACTCGTTCCTGATCACCAGCCATGCCGGGATTCGCCGCCGGACGGCAATGGCAATTGGTCGGATTGGTGACCCGCGCGGCCTGCAAACCTTGTTTGACCTGCTGGTTGACGATGGCAACCCGACGGTTCGTGCCGCCGCCGCCTTTGCGATTGGTGAAATTGAATACCCCGACACGCTTGGCACACTCGTCCAAATCTTTGACACAAAGAACGAAGTCCCACTGGTTCGCGCCCGGATTGCTGAAGCAATGGGCAAAGTCTTTGGAAATCCAGCCAACGCCGGCAAGTTTGTCAAAGGTGACCCCAAGGCAGCTTTAGATCGTTTGTTGCGGCAGGTGCCAACCGCCAAAACCCAACTGGCGGCTGGAAGTGACGAAGAGAAACTGGCCACGCTTTCGATTACAGCCTTGATGCGAACCAAATCCCCAGAAGCCGTCATGCCACTCGTTGGTGCGCTCGAATCAACCAACACCGCTGTTCGCTGGCACGCGGCCAATGCCCTGTCACGCCTGCTCCCGGCGCTCAATACCAGTTTCGACGCCAAAGTTGTCTTTCCCCGACTGATTGCCGCCACCAAAGACCCAGAACCGCTGGTCCGTGCCCTGATTGCTCGCCCACTGGGACTGGCACACACTCCTGAAGCCACCCAGGCCCTGGTCAAATTGCTGGCTGATTCAAATGATCAGGTAGTCGTCAATACTGTTCGCGGTTTGGGCCGGAGTGCCGATCCGCAGGCCGTGGCACCACTCCTGGCCCTCGGCGAAGAACAGCTTGCCCGTTTGATGAAACGCCCCGCCGAAGACCGGGAACACGCTAATGAGTTGCCCTTGCTGCTTGAAATTGCCACGGCACTCGGCAATTTGCGTGCAACTGAAGCCACTGGATTTTTAAAACAACTCCGACTTGCTCCGAATGGGATCGTTGGGGCAAATGTGGAAGTCGAAGTCGCGCTGGCCCAAATTGATCCGCAAAAATTTTATGACTTCACACCACAACAGGAACCGCTCGGAAAGGAGTGGCAGGCAGTGGCCAATTTTGCCACGGGTTTGGGAGAAATCCAGACACCAGAAGCCCGCCAGCTTTTGATTGAAACCCTTGAAGGGAAAAAGTTTCGTGAGCTTGACCCACGCGGGGTGCCTGATTTGCTTCGAGCGATTGCCAAACACAAACCTGACACGCTGGCGGAACTCTTGCGTGGGCAATTGAAAGCATCGGATGTGATGATCCGCGCCACGGCGGCTGAACTGTTGGGGGAAACGCCGCAGAGCGAAGAGTCATTCAAAGCGCTCTCCACAGCCCTCACGGCAGCCAACGACACAATGAACGATGCCAAACTGGCGATTTTGACCGCCTTATCTCGCTATAACCGGCCTGAAACGGCAACCATTCTCAATGCGACACTTCGAGATAGCGATTATCTGGTCCGACGTCAGGCGGCTGATTTGCTGAAGGTGCTGGATCCACGCCCGGATCGCATTGCCAGCCGTGAAGCTCAGGTGGGGATTGTCCGGCTTGACCGCGACATCAAGTTTTACCAGCAACTGGCAAAGCTGATGCGCAAGATCGTCGCCCGCGCCACGCTCAAAACAACGAAGGGAAACATTGAACTTGAGTTCTACCTGGAAGATGCCCCGCTCACGGTATACACATTTGTCAACCTGGTGGAGAAAGGCTATTTTGACGGGCTCACCTTTCATCGAGTCGTGCCAAACTTTGTGGTTCAAGGCGGAGATCCGCGCGGGGATGGAAACGGCGGGCCTGGGTTTCAGATTCGTTGTGAAATCAACCAGCAACCCTATGAACGTGGATCAATCGGGATGGCACTTTCCGGAAAAGACACCGGTGGCAGTCAATTTTTTATTTGTCACTCTCCGCAACCACATTTGGACGGCGGATATACAGTTTTCGGGCGCGTGGTACATGGAATCGAAGTCGTTGACCGCATAACTCGCGGCGACCAAATCCTGGGAATTGAAACTCAACGACCAGAATAAAGGAAATGAGGTATGAATTATGAATTATGAATTATGAATATATAGCCTTCCAGAAAAAGATTCTCCCTGGGAGCGCCGGCATCCTGCCGGCAACTGATTGAAAATCAACCGTTTGGTGCCGGCAGGATGCCGGCCCTCCCAGGAAATATCAGACTGGTCTCGCATCAATGCTTCAAATTCATACTTCATACTTCATACTTCATACTTCGGAACATTGCCCAACATGCCATATGCACACGCCAAACACATTGGCTACATTGATCTTCTACGCCGCAATCCAAAAGTTCGTCGGCTTTGGATGGCACAAGTCGTTAGCGAATTAGGCGACTGGCTTAACTTTGTCGCCCTGGTTCAAATCATCAATCATTTCACTCCAAATGCGCAGGCTATCGGCTGGTTGATTGTCATCCAGATGATTCCGATGGTCGTGGTCGGACCCTTTGCCGGGGTCATCGCTGACCGATTTAATCGGTGTGGTGTCATGATTGTCGCCGATCTGATCCGTGCTGCGGTTGTTTTGGGGTATTTGACCATTGACCGGCCAGAAGAACTCTGGCGAGTCTATGTCCTGGCAGCGCTGCAATTTTCAGTTACCGCTTTTTTTGAACCGGCCCGGGCAGCCTTAATCCCCTCACTGGCTGAAGGTGAAGAACTCGTCGCCTCCAATGCCCTGACCAGCGTGACCTGGTCGGTGATGCTTGCCCTGGGTGGCTTTCTCGGCGGACTCATCACCGGGTTCATCAACCCAACCGCCACGTTTCTCATTGATTTCATTTCCTTTATCGTTTCGGCCCTTTTGCTGATCCGGCTGCTGAAGGCGGGTGTCATTCGCCATTTGGAACACCCATCCGACAACCCCAATCCCTCATCCAGCAGCCTCTGGCCAGCCCTGGTGTTTTTGGTTCAACACCGGCAGGTAGCAGCCGTGTTACTGGTCAAAACCGGCATTGCGGTGACGGCTGGCGGGCTCTGGCTGCTGTCAGTGGTCTATGGTCAGCGAGTATTTCCAGTGGGAAAAGAAGGAGCGCTGTCGGTGGGGTTACTCTATGGAGTCCACGGGCTCGGCTCAATTGTCGGTGCCAGTCTCTCCAGCCGAATGTTACGCACTGGCCGTCCAATTCACGTGATGTGGTGGGCATTTGCGCTCCGCACGGCTTTTTTCTACTTCTGGGCGGAGGCTGGAAACCTGACGGTGGTATCAGTGGCGATTATTGCGGCGACCACGTGCGGCGCCTTGCTGTGGGTCCTGAGTACCACCGTCTTGCAGGAACTGGTCCCAGATGAAATTCGAGGACGGATTTTTTCACTTGAGAACTCAGCCATGACCTTCGGCATGATTGTTTCGACCGTGCTGACTGGACGCGCCCTGGATATCTGGCATTTGACGCCGCAAGCCACCACGATGTGGACGGCGCTGGCCGCCGCCATTGTCGCCGCTGGTTGGGGCTGGGTCACCTGGCGATGGGAGCGATGGAAATAGCCAACAAGCTATAACCCTTCAGAAAAAGGTACAGAGTTCAAGCCTTAGCTTGCTTCGGGTTAACGGTTTGAACAACTTCAGTTGAATCAAAAACTTGAATCCTCCGACACTCCAGTTTTCGCAAGCTAAAGTTTGAACTCTGAACGGAAATCATTTTCTGAAATGCTATCGCAGATAGTCAAATCCCCATTTTTGGGTTGAACTGCCTCTAACTCCGTTGTGGAAAGGTCACTTGCCTTTGACAACGCCCGCCCACTCACTCTGTCCCTGCAGAGCGATTCGTCTTTGGAATAATTTCCTTGAAACCCAGCCTAATCGCTGAAACGCCATTTTGAGATATTCTTCATTGAGTTCGATACCAACAAATTTACGTCCCAGTTTCTGGCAAACGGCCCCAACTGTTCCTGACCCAAAAAACGGATCAATGACTGAATCTCCAGGTTCAGTTCCTGCAAGAACACACATTTCAACCAGTTTTGTTGGAAAGGTTGCAAAGTGAGCACCGGGAAAAGGCTCAGTGTTTATGTTCCAAACTGTGCGCTTGTTTTTTGGTGGGCCGGCCAAACTTGGCTCTTGAATCTCTTGAAAGTTGTAAAAGTATTTTTCTGATTTGGTCAGTAAAAATAAGTATTCATGAGACCGGGTTGGACGATCTTTGACTGATTCAGGCTGACAATTTGGCTTATTCCAAATGATATCTGAGCGTAGATACCATCCGTCTTCTTGAAGCGCAAAGGCGAGCTTCCAGGGAACACCTATCAAATCTTTTGGTTTCAAACCTTCGGGAGTGGGAGGGCGATAGTCCATTGCCCTCCCTTTGTTTTTCTTATCCGGATCACGCCAGGTTCGCCCACCACTGGTATAGGAATCCCCAATATTTAACCACAGGGTTCCATCAGGTTTGAGAACATGGTATATCTCTCGAAATACTTGCCTGAGATTCTGCAAATATTCCTCCAAATTTTGCTCTGCCCCAATTTGATGAGCAATACCATAATCTCGAAGTCCCCAATATGGAGGGCTGGTGATAGCACAACGAAACGTATCAGCAGGAATTTGAGCAAGCGCGGTTAAAGCATCAGAATGAATGACTTCTCCCGGCTCACAATGACCATTCACAGAGGGTTGATCAAGATTTAGAAGTGATAGTTGTCTCATCTATTCCCTCGCGAACATTCACTTTTCCCGATTCAATATGTTCGGTTTCCGCCATCTGGCGAACGGCTATTTCAATCACCGCAGTCTGGCTTATTCCCAGTTTCTGGGATAGGGCAAGCAATAATAGTTTGGCCTTTTCAGAAAGCCGGAAACCGCTTGGTGTCTTTCGATTGTTCATACATTGGTTATACATCATGGAGCAGGTTATAGCAATGTAATTTAAGAAAGAACTCTCTAAAACCGGAATCTCACACCAAGCTGCATTTGCTGTGGCGAACCAGCCGAATTCAACACCGAATTTGGTCCGGCTGGCGTGTCACGCCGAACCACTGAAAAGCCATCGTTGGTGGTGCCGTTTGAGCCCAGGTTGTCTGCCCGGAACAGATTGAAGACTTCGGCCAGCACTTCGACCGAAGCGGTGTCTTTGAGGTTGAAGGTTTTTGAAACCCGCAGATCGAAGTTGTAAAATGCCGGTCCACGCTGGCTATTGCGTTCGCGAATGCGCCCATCCGGCCCCAGCACCCGGTCGTTACCGCTGTTGCCGTCCTTGTTGAGGTCTTCGCCGGTGACTTCGTCAATTGGGCGCCCGCTCAGTGCAGTGAAAATCCCCGAAAGTCGGAATCCGTAGGGCAGTTCGAAGACGCTGTTGGCAATAAACCGGTGGCGGATGTCCCGTGCCGAAGTTGTGAATTCATACCCTGGATCAAACTGATTGCTCTCGGCGATGTCAAAGAGCGGCTGTTCTTCGGAAACCGTGTCTTTAGTTCGACTTAACGTGTAGTTTGCCTGGAACTGGAACCGATTCGAAAATCGCTTTTGCACGCCGAGCGTCAACGCTTTGTATTCGTCATAGCCCAGACTGGTCAGGTTAAAAACCCGGCCATAGTTTGGAAATGGGGTCACGCTCCGGTCATAGACAAAGCGCCCGGTGGTGTCAATAAACCCACTCGCCAGATTGAGGTTCTGGACAAACGGCACATTGCGCGTTCGGCTGCCGGTAAAGGTTGCCAGGAAACTGAAATTGCGTCCCAAATCGCGTTCATAACTGACATTGACCATCCCGGAACGGGTCAATTCAAAATTTGGATCAAAGGCAAAAACGTCTGAACCAAGTGGGGCATCGGGAATACTCGTTGGCAAGGTTTGTGGGAACGTCACCGGAACATCGCCAAAGAAGAAAAACGCCCCGTTGGTGACGCCGTTCGTGTTGAATGCCTGGAACAGATAAATCGCCGGCACTCGACCATAATTCAGCCCAAAGTCAGCCCGAATGACCTGTTTCCCATCACCTCTCGGATCCCAGGCCAGCCCGATGCGCGGGGCGAAATTGTTGTAATCATTGGGCACGGACGAAGTACTCGCAAATGCCGGGTTTGGGCGTGTCGGCTGTGGGTTTTTGGTACCTTCCCAGCGCAACCCCAGATTCAGCGTGAAATTGGATCGAATCCGCCAGCTATCCTGGGCAAAGAAGGCAAATTCCTTTTGTCGAGCTTTGAAAGTCGTCGCATCTTCGACCGAAACACCATTGGCACCAACAATTTGGAAGTAATAGAGCGGCTTGTTTGGGAAATCAGCCACACTGTCATATCCATAGCCGCCCTGAACACCACCTTTGAATATTTCATTGGCGCCGGTGATGTTGATATCAGTTCCAAATTTGAATGAATGCGAACCGGTCGTGTATGACAGGTGATCCACAATCTGGTACTTGTCATTGATATTGAACGGCACGTTTTGGAACAGATTTGGCCCAAAAATCAGTCCTTCCTTCAGAATCTGCACTTCTGGCCCGCCGTTGTCGGCAATCACCTGCCGGTTTTCGCGCAAATATTGAAAGCGGAACTCGTTGACGGCCTTGGGCGACAAAATCCGCGTGTACTGAGCCACGTGCGATTGGGTGACTGGTTTTTCAGTTCCAAAGTGGTCAAGTCCAATCCCAAGGGTATTTCCGCCACCGCGTTTGGTCAGTTCAAACCGGCTGTAATTAAAGCGGTAATTGAGGATATTGCTCGTGTTTGGCGTCCAGTCAATTTTACCAAGCACCACCGCTGCATTTTGGTTGGCATCTGTCCGCCCCTGCAATTCCGGCAGGAAGTTTTCCAATCCTGGACCGAAATTGGCCACAAACGGATCTTTCCGACGCTGCACGTCAACGGCGGTGAAAAAGAACAGCTTATCGCGCACAATTGGCCCACCCAGGTTGCCGCCAAACTGGTTTTGGGTGAAATCAGTCGGTTCACGATCAAAAGCATCATTCGCGGTCAGATTTTTATTCCGAAAGAACCAGAAGGCCGTGCCGTGAAAATCATTGGTGCCCGACTTGGTTACCACATTGATCGAGCCGCCAGTGGTGCGTCCATATTCGGCAGACCCGCCACCGGTAATCACCTGAAATTCCTGTACCGATTCCAGGCTGATGGTAAACGGAGGGCGTGTCCCCCCGGCAGGTTCGGCAAAAAACGGGTTGACGAAATCAGCACCGTCAATGTTGAGCTGAGTGTCATAGGTTCGTTGTCCGGCAATTGAAATCGAATTCCCAAACGAATTGCTCTCCGGACTGCGCGCCGGGAAAACATTGGGCGAGAGTGTGATGAAATCCTTAAAGTTGCGCCCATTGACCGGGAGATTGGTCACCTGACGGCTGTTGATGAGCGTTGATTCGCTGGCCCGTGTGGTTTCAACCAGCGGGACGGAATCAGCCGCGTCTACCACCACCACATCGCCGGTATCACCCACTACCAGTTTGAAATCAATGGTTGAAACAGCGCCGATAGTCACATTCACATTGGCGGCTTCGCTCGGTTTGAAGCCGCTGGCAATCACTCGCAGGGCATAGGTACCGACGGGAATGGATGGAAACGTGTAAAACCCATCACCTGACGTCTGGGTTTCGCGGACCTGCCCCGTGCCCTGGTTGGTCAGACGAACCGTAGCGCCATTGACCAGCGCGCTGCTGTCATCCACGACGGTGCCGCGAAGTGTTCCGCTTACGACCTGCTGTGCCTGAACTGGAACAACCATCAGCCAGAACAGAAAACAACAGCTTATCCCGATCATTCTAGAAAAACTCACCAGTTGAGACCATTGGGAAATCAGGCGGCAGTACCTGTATGTTGGCGAAAACATGAGTAATTTCTCCTGTAAGGAGGTGAGAGTTCAGGCTGAAGCCTGAACTCTCACCTTACTTTTCTAAATGATGTATTTGATTGAAAGACGGATGATACCATTTTGCAATGAAATGCTCGCACTAGAAAACAATCAAGTAATTCAGTCAAATAGACTTAGTGAACTACTGACTACTGACTACAAACTGGTATTAATTTGCGGGAACAAGAAGGAGTGTTCCCAGGACGATCACGATAAACCCAACCACGTCGAGCAGAATTCCATATTTCATCATACTTCTCAATGGTACATATCCCGAGCTATAGACAATCGCATTGGTTGGGGTTGAAATCGGGAGCATAAACCCAAGTGACGAAGCCATTGAGGCCGCAATCGCCGCCTGCAACCCGGCTTTTCCGCCAAGCGCAATCACCACTGGCACGACCATGTTGGCTGACGACACGTTTGAAGTGAGTTCCGAAACCAGAACCGCCACAGTTGACGACACAGCAATCAACCCAGCACCGCCCGAAGGAATGACGCCTGTCAAACTGGCACCGATAGATTCGGCCAGTTTGGTTGAAAACGCCAGTTGCCCCAGCGTTATCCCGCCTCCGTACAGTGCCATCACGCCCCAATCAATTTCGAAGGCTTGCTTGACCGAGAGCGTAAACTCCTGCTGCTTCCAGTTTGTGGGAAGCAAAAACAACAGGCAGGCCCCACTCAACGCCGCGACACTCTCTGGAACACGTTGCGAATAGATTTTCGCAACTGGATGCGCATCACCAATCGTCAAGGCCAGAATGCCGGGCGTAATCCACAAAACAACCGTTATCCCAAATGCAATCAAGGTGTTGCGTTCACCTGGCGTCAGATTTCCAAGCTGCTGGCGTTCGGAAAGAAATCGTTCTCGAATGCCAGGCAAATTCTTCACTCCGGGCGGGCACAACCAGTTCAAGTAGAAGAAAAGGGCCAGGTACATAATCACAACAATTGGAATGGCAAACGTCATCCACTCAAAAAACGGTACCCGCCGACCAAGCTGGCGCTCGATAAACCCAAGCCCAATCAGATTAGTCGGAGTTCCAACCGGCGTCGCCAGCCCACCAACTGAGGCCGAAAAAGCACACATCAACATCACGGCGCAGGCATAGGCATCAGTCACGGCATCTTTTTTGACGTCACGGAGTGCGCGGATGATGGCCACACCAATGGGAAACATCATGGCGGCAGTCGCCGTGTTGGAAATCCACATCGAAATCACACAACAAATCCCGCCGTAGGCAAACAAAATCCGGCTCGGACGTTCGCCGACCAGCGGATTGGTCAGTACCCAATAGGCAAACCGCCGATCCAACCCGTGCAGGTAAATCGAGCGCGAAAGAATAAACGCCCCTAAAAACAAGAACATAATCGGGTCGGCAAATGACCCGAACGCCTGCGCAGCGGGTGCTACGCCAAGCGCAATCACCAGCGTTGGGCCAAGCAACCCGGTAACGGCCAGCGGCAGGGCTTCGGTAATCCAGAGCACAACCACCAGTCCAAGAATGGCTGCTAACCGATGGGCCTCCAGACTCAACCTGGACATGGGCAAAAACCACAGACTCAAAAAGACAAGTGGGCCGAGCAGCAGACCGCTCCGCTGGCGAAGTGATTCAAACTGGCTTTCCAGCTCGGTCACAGTCATCTGGATGGTATCGCGTTTGATTGGGGAATCAGGTTGGGTGGACATAGATTAGGGGTTAGGGGTCAGGGGTCAGGGGTTGGGGGTTTGGGGTCAGGGGTCAGGGGCATAAGCGCCAGGATAAGAAAGCTCGTGCTCTTTCCGGTGGCATTCAATGATGTTCTTGTCGGGGTTGGGTCTCGTTCTGGCCGGGTCCGTGGGCTTCGCACCACGGCTATTACACGACGACCCTTTTCGTCTTTTCCGTCCTTTTGGTCTTTTCCCGGTCACCAGTCACCAATTGACGACGGCGCTATAATGCCACTTCTGTTTCAAAAATGCTGTGTGCCGCTCGCAGTTCCACGAAAGAAATACCCCATCCTCAGATAGATCTTCCCTCACGAGGTACTTTGATGAAACGTCTTCTCCTCTTCAGTCTGGCCGTGCTGTTTTTGAACGTAACCGCTCGTGCCCAGGAAAAACCCCACGCGTTTGTTGGGGCTGAAATCATTCCAATTGCCGGAGCCCCGATCTCCAACGGGGTGCTGGTGGTCCACAAAGGTAAAATTGTCGCGGTTGGTCCGGCCAAAACCACCCAAATCCCGGCGGATGCTGAACGTCACGAGGTATCAGGCAAGGTGCTGATGCCCGGTCTGGTTGATTCGCATAGCCACATCGGTGGCCCTGGCGGTGGCGATGGAAGCGGACCATTTCACCCGGATACGCGGGTGCTCGATGCCATCAACGTTCGCGATGCCGGCATTCAAAAAGCCCAGGCAGGCGGGATCACTACCGTGAATGTCATGCCCGGCTCGGGTCACCTGTCCAGTGGTCAAACCTTGTACTTGAAGTTGCGGGATGGCCAGACAATTGATGATCTTTTGATCTTTGACGCCGACGGAAAAATGTATGGCGGGTTGAAAATGGCCAACGGCACCAACTCGATTCGGCCTCAGCCTCCCTTCCCTGGGACACGAGGCAAATCAGCCGCACTGGTCCGTGATCAATTTGTCAAAGCTCAGGAATATCGCGAGAAAATACGCCGTGCCAATGGCGACCGGGAAAAAATGCCTCCTCGCGATCTGGCAATGGAGACACTGGTTGAAGTCCTTGATGGCAAACGAGTGGTGCATTATCACACCCACCGCCACGATGACATTTTGACCGTCCTGCGGGTGTCAAAGGAATTCGGGTTTAAAGTGGTGCTCCACCATGTCAGCGAAGGGTGGAAAGTCGCCAACGAAATCGCGGCGGCCAAGGCGCCGGCATCCATCATTGTGATTGACAGTCCCGGCGGAAAAATGGAAACGATGGATGCCTCGTTTGCCAATGGCAGCATTCTGGATCGAGCTGGAGTCCTGACTGGGTTTCATACGGATGATGGGATTACCGATTCCCGATTTTTCCTGCGTTCAGCCGCGCTGGCGGTTCGTGCTGGAATGTCACGCGACCGGGCACTGTATGGCATGACAATGGCCAACGCCAAAATGCTGGATCTGGACCAGCGTGTTGGCTCGCTCGAAGTCGGCAAGGATGCTGATTTTATTCTCCTCTCGGGGGATCCGCTGAGTGTTTACACCAAGGTTTTGGAAACATATGTTGATGGAACCAAAGTGTTTGACCGCAAAGACCCGAAAGATTACCTGTATGCCACGGGCGGGTACGGGGCCAGCCGCAATCAGGTCATGCACCTCGATTGCTTTGACCACGATGAGGAGTAAGCACACATGTTGAAACAATTCTTTTTTATTCTTTTTCTGTTTGCTTTGGCTGCGGTTGGGTCTGCTTTATTGAATCCAGTGCAGGCGCAGGTGGCTGTCAAAGGTGAAACGGTCCACACCATGGCGGGTGCTCCAATCAAAAACGGCGTAGTTTTGATCCGCGATGGGAAAATCGAACAGGTTGGTCCAGCCAGCGAGGTGAAAATTCCCATCGGATATCGGACACTGAGCGCCAAAGTGGTAACACCTGGACTCATTGATGCCCACACCGTCATTGGGCTTTCAGGCTACCTGAATCAAGCCCAGGATCAATCCCAGCTTGACCAATCAGAGGCGATGCAACCGGAACTCCGGGCAATTGATGCGTACAATGCCCAGGAACGACTGGTCGAGTGGGTCCGTGGATTTGGTGTGACCACGCTCCACACCGGGCACGGCCCCGGAGCATTGATTTCTGGTCAAACGATGATTGTGAAGACAACTGGCGACACAGTTGAGACAGCCTTGTTAAAACCGGTCAGTATGGTTGCGGTCACGCTGGGCAGTGGCTCACTGGCCAGAGAAGGCAAGTCACCCGGTACGCGGGCCAAGCAAATTGCGCTGCTCCGCAGTGAATTGATCAAAGCCCAAGAATATGTAACCAAACGCGATACGGCCCCGGATGACAAAAAACCAGCCCGAAACCTTCGAATGGAAACGCTCAGTCAGGTCATCAAAGGCGAACTGCGGCTGCTGGTTACAGTCCATCGGGCAGAAGATATCCTGTCGGCGCTCCGAGTGGCAAAAGAGTTCAACGTGCAGATTGTCCTGGATGGCGTGGCTGAAAGTTATCTGGTCAAAGATCAGATC
This region includes:
- a CDS encoding amidohydrolase family protein; protein product: MLKQFFFILFLFALAAVGSALLNPVQAQVAVKGETVHTMAGAPIKNGVVLIRDGKIEQVGPASEVKIPIGYRTLSAKVVTPGLIDAHTVIGLSGYLNQAQDQSQLDQSEAMQPELRAIDAYNAQERLVEWVRGFGVTTLHTGHGPGALISGQTMIVKTTGDTVETALLKPVSMVAVTLGSGSLAREGKSPGTRAKQIALLRSELIKAQEYVTKRDTAPDDKKPARNLRMETLSQVIKGELRLLVTVHRAEDILSALRVAKEFNVQIVLDGVAESYLVKDQIKAAGVPVIIHPTMFRSNGDTENLSMETASVLRKAGISVALQSHFEGYVPKTRVVLFEAAAAAANGLSFEEALGTVTIEAARILGISDHVGSLEVGKDADVVLFDGDPFEYTSHTTGVIINGKIVSEEAR